A part of Mycolicibacterium sp. TUM20985 genomic DNA contains:
- a CDS encoding DUF1501 domain-containing protein — MPEINRRKFLIASAGVGALGLSGAAAFTLPHLMDAAQDRPLAANTGILVIVTLYGGNDGVSTVIPYTDGAYYDARADLAYQPSEVIDLDGSVGLNPALTGLASSWRDRSLAIVRGVGYPNQDRSHFRSMDIWQTASPAEPASTGWIGRWLDATGDDPLRAVNLGVVVPPLAMGEKSVAATLSDAIPLVSPDFGRVLTALRDDDPNDTAAMRGVRASYRANARTTAAFRPLASSTQPAAVQPGDVNVLKMQLDLVAKCVKAGVPTQVYMVSLGGFDTHADERGTQQQLLQKVDDALTPFLQAMRTNVHGKDLVVMMYSEFGRRVAANASEGTDHGTSGPVFVMGRPVKGGFYGDEPSLTDLTGGDLKTTTDFRDVYAELLTRTVGTDPGPSVGESRRSIGFL, encoded by the coding sequence ATGCCCGAGATCAACCGCAGGAAGTTCCTGATCGCCAGCGCGGGCGTCGGCGCGCTGGGGCTGTCCGGCGCTGCCGCGTTCACCTTGCCGCACCTGATGGACGCGGCCCAGGACCGCCCGCTGGCGGCGAACACCGGAATCCTGGTCATCGTCACGCTTTACGGTGGCAACGACGGCGTCAGCACGGTCATCCCCTACACCGACGGCGCTTACTACGACGCGCGAGCCGATCTGGCGTACCAGCCGTCGGAGGTCATCGACCTCGACGGCAGCGTCGGTCTGAATCCAGCGCTGACCGGGTTGGCCTCGAGCTGGCGCGACCGGTCACTTGCCATCGTTCGAGGTGTGGGGTACCCGAACCAGGACCGCAGTCACTTCCGCTCGATGGACATCTGGCAGACGGCCTCCCCGGCCGAGCCCGCCAGCACGGGGTGGATCGGACGCTGGCTCGACGCCACCGGCGACGACCCGCTGCGCGCGGTCAACCTGGGAGTGGTGGTCCCCCCTCTGGCGATGGGCGAGAAGTCCGTTGCCGCAACTCTTTCCGATGCGATCCCGCTGGTATCGCCCGACTTCGGCCGCGTCCTGACCGCATTGCGCGACGACGACCCGAACGACACCGCGGCGATGCGCGGCGTACGCGCGTCCTATCGCGCCAATGCCCGGACGACTGCGGCGTTCCGTCCGCTCGCGAGCAGTACCCAGCCGGCTGCCGTTCAACCGGGTGACGTCAACGTGCTGAAGATGCAGTTGGATCTCGTGGCCAAGTGCGTCAAGGCCGGTGTGCCGACGCAGGTGTACATGGTGTCCCTCGGCGGATTCGACACCCACGCCGACGAGCGGGGAACCCAGCAGCAGCTGTTGCAGAAGGTCGACGACGCGCTGACGCCATTCCTTCAGGCCATGCGGACCAACGTCCACGGCAAGGATCTGGTCGTGATGATGTACTCGGAGTTCGGCAGGCGGGTGGCGGCCAACGCGTCCGAGGGCACCGACCACGGAACGTCGGGACCGGTGTTCGTCATGGGTCGGCCGGTCAAGGGCGGCTTCTACGGGGACGAACCGAGCCTGACGGACCTCACCGGTGGGGACCTCAAGACCACGACCGATTTTCGAGACGTGTACGCCGAACTCTTGACGAGAACGGTGGGAACGGATCCCGGCCCGTCAGTCGGAGAAAGTCGACGGTCGATAGGTTTCCTGTAG
- the gltX gene encoding glutamate--tRNA ligase: MTSEVRVRFCPSPTGTPHVGLVRTALFNWAYARHTGGTFVFRIEDTDAARDSAESYAAILDALRWLGLDWDEGPEIGGPYAPYRQSERSEIYRDVVARLVAAGEAYEAYSTAEEVEARHLAAGRNPKLGYDNHDRTLSDEDRATFVAEGRRPVLRLRMPDEDLTWNDLVRGPTTFAAGTVPDFAITRGSGDPLYTLVNPVDDALMKITHVLRGEDILPSTPRQIALYQALMRIGVAERVPEFAHLPSVLGDGNKKLSKRDPQSNLFLHRDRGFIPEGLLNYLALLGWGIADDHDLFSLDEMVAAFDVTDVNSNPARFDQKKADAINAEHIRMLDGAAFAARLRDYFVAHGHDTGLDDAGFAEAAGLVQTRIVVLGDAWELLKFLDDASYALDEKSAAKELRADAVPVLDAALTALSEVGDWTAEPIEAALKAALLENLELKPRKAFGPIRVAVTGASVSPPLFESMELLGRDRSIARLRAGRDLAAMAA, translated from the coding sequence ATGACGTCGGAGGTGCGGGTCCGCTTCTGCCCGTCGCCGACGGGAACCCCCCACGTGGGGTTGGTGCGCACGGCGCTGTTCAACTGGGCGTACGCCCGCCACACGGGTGGCACGTTCGTGTTCCGCATCGAGGACACCGACGCCGCGCGCGACAGCGCGGAGAGCTACGCCGCCATTCTCGATGCGCTGCGTTGGCTCGGGCTCGACTGGGACGAGGGCCCCGAGATCGGCGGGCCGTATGCGCCCTACCGGCAGTCCGAACGCAGTGAGATCTACCGCGACGTCGTCGCACGATTGGTCGCTGCGGGCGAAGCGTACGAGGCCTACTCGACAGCCGAGGAGGTCGAGGCGCGCCACCTCGCGGCCGGACGAAATCCGAAGCTGGGCTACGACAATCACGACCGCACGCTGAGCGACGAGGATCGCGCCACGTTCGTCGCCGAGGGACGCAGACCCGTCCTGCGGCTGCGGATGCCCGACGAGGACCTCACGTGGAACGACCTGGTGCGCGGGCCGACCACGTTCGCTGCGGGCACGGTCCCCGACTTCGCCATCACGCGCGGCAGCGGAGATCCGTTGTACACCCTGGTCAACCCCGTCGACGATGCGCTCATGAAGATCACCCACGTGCTGCGCGGTGAGGACATCCTTCCGTCGACGCCCCGGCAGATCGCGCTATATCAGGCGCTGATGCGTATCGGTGTCGCCGAGCGGGTCCCCGAATTCGCCCACCTGCCAAGCGTTCTCGGTGACGGCAACAAGAAGCTCTCCAAGCGCGACCCGCAGTCCAATCTCTTCCTGCACCGCGACCGCGGTTTCATCCCGGAGGGATTGCTGAACTACCTGGCTCTGCTGGGCTGGGGGATCGCGGACGACCACGACCTGTTCAGCCTCGACGAGATGGTCGCCGCATTCGACGTCACGGACGTCAACTCCAATCCCGCCCGATTCGATCAGAAGAAGGCCGACGCCATCAACGCCGAGCACATCCGGATGCTCGACGGCGCCGCGTTCGCCGCGCGACTGCGCGACTACTTCGTCGCGCACGGGCACGACACCGGCCTGGACGACGCCGGTTTCGCCGAGGCCGCGGGTCTGGTGCAGACGCGCATCGTGGTCCTCGGCGACGCGTGGGAGTTGTTGAAGTTCCTCGACGACGCCTCGTACGCGCTCGACGAGAAGTCCGCGGCCAAGGAGTTGCGCGCCGACGCCGTCCCGGTGCTCGACGCGGCACTCACCGCCCTCTCCGAGGTGGGCGATTGGACCGCCGAACCCATCGAAGCGGCACTGAAGGCTGCGCTCCTGGAGAACCTCGAGCTGAAGCCACGCAAAGCCTTCGGTCCAATCCGGGTGGCCGTCACCGGTGCCTCGGTCAGCCCGCCGCTCTTCGAGTCGATGGAACTGCTTGGTCGCGACCGCAGCATCGCCCGATTGCGGGCCGGCCGCGATCTCGCCGCCATGGCGGCGTGA
- a CDS encoding fumarylacetoacetate hydrolase family protein, translating into MRLGRIASPDGVAFVSIEGDPAADAVAREIAEHPFGNPTFTGRSWPLADVRLLAPILASKVVCMGKNYAAHAAEMGGEAPEDPVIFLKPNTSIIGPNVPIQLPADANPVHHEGELAAVIGRPCKDVPAAKAAENILGYTIANDVSARDQQKKDGQWMRAKGHDTFCPVGPWIDTDVNPFDLDIRTEVNGQVRQNSNTSLMIHDIGAIIEWASAVMTLLPGDLILTGTPEGVGPIEDGDTVSITIEGIGTLTNPVVRKGKS; encoded by the coding sequence ATGCGCCTCGGTCGAATTGCCAGCCCGGATGGGGTCGCCTTCGTGAGCATCGAGGGGGATCCAGCAGCAGACGCGGTCGCCCGCGAAATCGCCGAGCACCCGTTCGGCAACCCCACCTTCACCGGTCGCTCCTGGCCGCTGGCCGACGTCCGACTGCTCGCGCCGATCCTGGCCAGCAAGGTCGTCTGCATGGGCAAGAACTACGCCGCCCACGCCGCGGAGATGGGCGGTGAGGCCCCCGAGGATCCGGTGATCTTCCTCAAGCCCAACACCTCGATCATCGGACCCAACGTGCCCATCCAACTGCCCGCGGACGCCAATCCCGTGCACCACGAGGGAGAGTTGGCCGCCGTCATCGGCAGGCCATGTAAGGACGTACCCGCTGCGAAGGCCGCCGAGAACATCCTGGGCTACACCATCGCGAACGACGTGTCCGCGCGCGATCAGCAGAAGAAGGACGGCCAGTGGATGCGGGCCAAGGGGCATGACACGTTCTGCCCGGTCGGCCCGTGGATCGACACCGACGTCAACCCCTTCGATCTCGACATCCGCACCGAGGTCAACGGCCAGGTGCGCCAGAACAGCAACACGTCGCTCATGATCCACGACATCGGCGCCATCATCGAGTGGGCGTCGGCGGTGATGACCCTGCTGCCGGGTGACCTGATCCTGACCGGTACTCCTGAGGGCGTGGGTCCCATCGAGGACGGGGACACGGTGAGCATCACCATCGAGGGCATCGGCACACTCACCAATCCCGTGGTGCGCAAGGGTAAGTCATGA
- a CDS encoding MFS transporter encodes MTTATIGTVRRWSMLVIALTTTLCANVFINGVAFLIPTLHTERGLDLAEAGLVSALPSFGMVTTLIAWGYVVDRFGERLVLAVGSALTAAAAFAAASVHSLVAVGVFLFLGGMAAASSNSASGRLVVGWFPPHRRGLVMGIRQTAQPLGVGLGALVIPQLAEARGVTGALLFPAIACGVAAVISAMGVLDPPRPPRANAPADDLANPYRGATTLWRIHAVSVLLVVPQCVMWTFTLVWLITDRGWSAASAGAMVTVAQLFGAAGRIGAGRWSDMVGSRLHPIRTIAIGAAMAMGLLAVTDLFHSPLSVAVMVVASVVTVSDNGLAFTAIAELAGPFWSGRALGTQNTSQLLTAGIVPPAFGALITAAGFPVAFAVCALFPLLALPLVPVDADPLRRQLPSG; translated from the coding sequence ATGACCACTGCGACGATCGGCACCGTGCGCCGATGGTCCATGCTGGTCATTGCGCTGACCACCACACTGTGCGCGAACGTCTTCATCAACGGTGTGGCCTTCCTCATCCCGACCCTGCACACCGAGCGCGGCCTGGACCTGGCCGAGGCGGGCCTCGTCTCGGCGTTACCCAGCTTCGGCATGGTCACCACCCTCATCGCCTGGGGCTACGTCGTCGACCGATTCGGCGAACGCCTGGTGCTGGCCGTGGGGTCCGCACTGACGGCGGCCGCCGCCTTCGCCGCCGCGTCGGTGCACTCCCTCGTCGCGGTGGGCGTCTTCCTGTTCCTCGGCGGAATGGCGGCCGCAAGCAGCAACTCCGCCAGCGGACGTCTGGTGGTCGGCTGGTTTCCGCCACACCGACGCGGCCTGGTGATGGGCATCCGCCAGACCGCACAGCCGCTGGGGGTCGGCCTCGGCGCGTTGGTGATTCCGCAATTGGCTGAGGCCAGGGGCGTCACCGGGGCCCTGTTGTTTCCCGCCATCGCATGCGGCGTCGCCGCCGTCATCAGCGCCATGGGGGTCCTCGACCCGCCGCGCCCCCCGCGCGCGAATGCCCCTGCCGACGACCTCGCCAACCCCTATCGCGGCGCGACGACGCTGTGGCGCATCCACGCCGTCTCGGTGCTGCTCGTCGTCCCGCAGTGCGTGATGTGGACGTTCACCCTCGTGTGGCTGATCACCGACCGCGGCTGGTCGGCGGCATCGGCGGGTGCGATGGTCACCGTCGCCCAACTCTTCGGTGCGGCGGGCAGAATCGGCGCCGGTCGTTGGTCGGACATGGTCGGCTCACGACTGCACCCCATCCGCACCATCGCCATCGGCGCCGCGATGGCGATGGGCCTCCTCGCGGTCACGGACCTCTTTCACTCCCCGCTGTCCGTGGCGGTGATGGTCGTCGCCTCGGTGGTCACGGTGTCCGACAACGGTTTGGCGTTCACGGCAATCGCCGAACTGGCGGGTCCTTTCTGGAGCGGTCGCGCCCTGGGCACGCAGAACACCAGCCAACTGCTGACGGCGGGCATCGTGCCGCCCGCGTTCGGCGCGCTGATCACCGCCGCCGGCTTCCCCGTGGCGTTCGCCGTGTGCGCCCTCTTCCCGTTGCTGGCACTTCCGCTGGTGCCGGTGGACGCCGATCCGCTGCGACGTCAGCTGCCGAGCGGCTGA
- a CDS encoding 3-isopropylmalate dehydrogenase, with protein MKLAVIAGDGIGPEVIDEAIKVLDVVTPGVEKTTYDVGARRYHATGEVMPDGLVDELRTHDAILLGAIGDPSVPSGVLERGLLLRMRFELDHHVNLRPSKLHPGVTSPLGDVDIDFVVVREGTEGPYTGTGGAIRVGTPHEVATEVSLNTAFGVERVVRDAFARASKRRKHLTLVHKTNVLTFAGKLWSRIVEEVGRDFADVEVAYQHIDAATIHMVTDPGRFDVIVTDNLFGDIITDLAAAVSGGIGLAASGNIDATRTNPSMFEPVHGSAPDIAGKGIADPTAAVMSVALLLAHAGDDAAAARVDRAVEEHLATLGGAKLSTSEVGDRIVGLL; from the coding sequence GTGAAACTGGCCGTCATCGCCGGCGACGGCATCGGACCCGAGGTCATCGACGAGGCCATCAAGGTGCTCGACGTCGTCACCCCCGGCGTCGAGAAGACCACCTACGACGTCGGGGCGCGGCGCTACCACGCCACCGGTGAGGTCATGCCCGACGGACTGGTCGACGAACTACGGACCCACGACGCCATCCTCTTGGGCGCGATCGGCGATCCGTCGGTGCCCAGCGGTGTCCTCGAGCGGGGCCTGCTGCTGCGGATGCGGTTCGAACTCGACCACCACGTCAACCTCCGCCCGTCGAAGCTCCATCCAGGGGTCACCAGCCCGCTGGGCGACGTCGACATCGACTTCGTCGTCGTGCGGGAGGGCACCGAGGGTCCGTACACCGGAACCGGCGGGGCGATCCGCGTCGGCACACCGCACGAGGTGGCCACCGAGGTGAGCCTCAACACCGCGTTCGGCGTGGAGCGGGTGGTCCGCGACGCATTCGCGCGGGCCTCGAAGCGACGCAAGCACCTGACGTTGGTACACAAGACCAACGTGCTCACGTTCGCCGGCAAGCTCTGGTCGCGCATCGTCGAGGAAGTCGGCCGAGACTTCGCCGACGTGGAGGTCGCCTATCAGCACATCGACGCGGCGACCATCCACATGGTGACCGACCCGGGCCGCTTCGACGTCATCGTCACCGACAACCTGTTCGGCGACATCATCACCGACTTGGCCGCAGCGGTGTCCGGCGGCATCGGGCTGGCTGCCAGTGGCAACATCGACGCGACGCGCACCAACCCGTCGATGTTCGAGCCGGTGCACGGCAGCGCGCCCGACATTGCCGGCAAGGGCATCGCCGATCCGACCGCGGCCGTCATGTCGGTGGCGTTGCTCCTCGCCCACGCCGGGGACGACGCGGCGGCGGCGCGGGTGGACCGGGCGGTGGAGGAACACCTCGCCACCCTGGGCGGTGCGAAGCTCTCGACGTCGGAGGTCGGCGACCGCATCGTGGGTCTGCTGTAG
- the serA gene encoding phosphoglycerate dehydrogenase, whose product MSLPVVLIADKLAESTVAALGDQVEVRWVDGPDREKLLAAVADADALLVRSATTVDAEVIAAAPKLKIVARAGVGLDNVDVDAATARGVLVVNAPTSNIHSAAEHALALLLAAARQIPAADATLREHTWKRSKFSGTEIFGKTVGVVGLGRIGQLVAQRLAAFGAHITAYDPYVSQARAAQLGIELLTLDELLGRADFISVHLPKTKETAGLIGKEALAKTKPGVIIVNAARGGLIDEQALADAITSGHVRGAGLDVFSTEPCTDSPLFELPQVVVTPHLGASTAEAQDRAGTDVAASVKLALAGEFVPDAVNVGGGVVGEEVAPWLDLVRKLGLLVGALSAELPTTLSVDVRGELASEDVGVLRLSALRGLFSAVIEDQVTFVNAPSLAAERGVEAVIGTAPESPNHRSVVDVRAVSADGSTVNVAGTLSGPQQVQKLVQINGRNLDLRAEGVNLIINYSDQPGALGTIGTRLGGAGVNILAAQLSQDAEGEGATITLRLDREVPDDVLTALGSDVGATTLELVDLS is encoded by the coding sequence GTGAGCCTGCCCGTTGTTTTGATCGCCGACAAACTCGCCGAATCTACCGTTGCCGCCCTGGGAGACCAGGTCGAGGTGCGCTGGGTCGACGGCCCCGACCGGGAGAAACTGCTGGCCGCGGTCGCCGACGCCGACGCCCTGCTGGTGCGGTCGGCGACGACGGTGGACGCCGAGGTCATCGCTGCCGCGCCCAAGCTGAAGATCGTGGCCCGCGCCGGGGTCGGTCTGGACAACGTCGACGTCGACGCGGCCACGGCGCGCGGGGTGCTGGTCGTCAACGCACCGACGTCGAACATCCACAGCGCCGCCGAGCACGCCCTTGCGCTGCTGCTCGCCGCGGCCCGCCAGATCCCCGCCGCGGACGCGACGCTGCGGGAGCACACGTGGAAGCGCTCGAAGTTCTCCGGCACCGAGATCTTCGGCAAGACCGTCGGCGTCGTCGGCCTCGGTCGGATCGGTCAGCTGGTCGCGCAGCGCTTGGCGGCCTTCGGCGCCCACATCACGGCGTACGACCCCTATGTCTCGCAGGCCCGCGCCGCGCAGCTCGGTATCGAACTGCTGACCCTCGACGAGCTGCTGGGTCGTGCCGACTTCATCTCCGTGCACCTGCCCAAGACCAAGGAGACGGCCGGTCTGATCGGCAAGGAGGCGCTGGCGAAGACCAAGCCTGGCGTCATCATCGTCAACGCCGCCCGTGGCGGGCTGATCGACGAGCAGGCCCTCGCCGATGCGATCACCAGCGGGCACGTCCGCGGCGCCGGACTCGACGTGTTCTCCACCGAACCGTGCACCGACAGCCCGCTGTTCGAGCTGCCGCAGGTCGTCGTCACCCCGCACCTCGGGGCGTCGACGGCCGAGGCGCAGGACCGGGCGGGAACCGACGTCGCCGCGAGTGTGAAGCTCGCGCTCGCCGGTGAGTTCGTGCCCGACGCCGTCAACGTCGGTGGCGGCGTGGTGGGCGAGGAAGTCGCGCCGTGGCTGGACCTGGTGCGCAAGCTGGGGCTGCTGGTCGGTGCGCTGTCCGCCGAGCTGCCGACCACGCTGTCCGTCGACGTCCGCGGCGAGCTGGCCTCCGAAGACGTAGGCGTGCTTCGCCTTTCGGCCCTTCGCGGCTTGTTCTCCGCCGTGATCGAGGACCAGGTGACCTTCGTCAACGCACCGTCGCTGGCCGCCGAGCGCGGCGTGGAGGCCGTCATCGGCACGGCCCCGGAGAGTCCGAACCACCGCAGCGTCGTCGACGTGCGGGCGGTGTCCGCCGATGGCTCGACGGTCAACGTCGCGGGCACGTTGTCGGGGCCGCAGCAGGTGCAGAAGTTGGTGCAGATCAACGGACGCAACCTCGATCTACGCGCCGAAGGCGTGAACCTGATCATCAACTACAGCGATCAGCCGGGGGCGCTCGGCACGATCGGAACGCGACTCGGCGGTGCCGGGGTCAACATCCTCGCCGCCCAGCTGAGTCAAGACGCCGAGGGTGAGGGAGCGACGATCACGCTGAGACTCGACCGTGAGGTGCCCGACGACGTTCTCACCGCGCTCGGCAGCGATGTCGGCGCGACGACCCTGGAATTGGTGGATCTGTCGTGA
- a CDS encoding phytoene desaturase family protein: MAGRSEATRGIPDVTVVGSGPNGLSAAVICARAGLSVRVIEAQPTAGGGARTLPDPEYPGVSHDICSAVHPLALASPFFAQFDLRARGVELSVPDIAYGNPLPDRPAAIGYTDLGRTCDELDDGASWRRLLGPLAADCDDVVGLMLGDKRSIPPSIPVALRVGPRLLAQGTPLWRSLTGEDARALFSGVAAHTISQMPSLVSSGAGLMLATLAHAVGWPIPVGGSQAIPDALIADLRSHGGELVLGEEVTRPPDGVVLYDTAPTALLRIYGETLPPRYAKALRRYRFGPGVAKVDFVLSDEIPWRDSRLAHAPTLHLGGTRSQMALAEKEIARGRLAEWPMILAALPHLADPGRIDAEGRRPLWTYAHVPSGSDVDMAESVTKVFERFAPGFRDVVVAARSVPASRLAEHNANLVGGDIGVGGNNMFSALTGPTLRLDPWSTPIPKAYLCSSAAPPGGGVHGMAGYYAARTMLRREFGIKTLPNLAP; the protein is encoded by the coding sequence ATGGCGGGCAGGAGCGAAGCGACTCGGGGAATACCAGACGTCACCGTCGTCGGGAGTGGGCCCAACGGCCTGAGCGCCGCCGTGATCTGCGCCAGGGCCGGGCTATCGGTGCGGGTCATCGAGGCGCAACCGACCGCGGGCGGCGGGGCGAGGACCCTGCCCGACCCGGAGTATCCCGGCGTCAGCCACGACATCTGTTCGGCGGTGCACCCGCTGGCGCTGGCGTCCCCGTTCTTCGCTCAGTTCGATCTGCGGGCCCGCGGCGTCGAGCTGTCCGTCCCGGACATCGCCTACGGCAATCCGCTGCCCGACAGGCCCGCCGCCATCGGGTACACCGACCTCGGCCGCACGTGCGACGAGCTCGATGACGGCGCCTCCTGGCGGCGGCTCCTTGGGCCGCTCGCGGCGGACTGCGACGACGTCGTGGGGCTGATGCTCGGCGACAAGCGCTCCATCCCGCCGTCGATACCGGTGGCATTGCGCGTCGGCCCTCGACTGCTCGCCCAGGGCACCCCGCTATGGCGCAGTTTGACCGGTGAGGATGCCCGCGCGCTGTTCAGTGGAGTGGCGGCACACACCATCTCGCAGATGCCGTCGCTGGTGTCCTCGGGCGCCGGCTTGATGTTGGCCACGCTCGCACACGCCGTGGGGTGGCCGATCCCGGTTGGCGGGTCGCAAGCGATTCCCGACGCCTTGATCGCCGATCTGCGGTCCCACGGCGGTGAATTGGTGCTCGGCGAGGAGGTCACCCGCCCACCCGACGGCGTGGTCCTATACGACACGGCGCCGACGGCGCTGCTGCGGATCTACGGTGAGACACTTCCGCCGCGCTACGCAAAGGCGTTGCGCCGCTACCGCTTCGGTCCCGGCGTCGCGAAGGTCGACTTCGTGCTGTCCGACGAGATCCCCTGGCGTGATTCGCGATTGGCGCACGCGCCGACTCTGCACCTCGGCGGTACCCGATCCCAGATGGCGCTCGCCGAAAAGGAGATCGCCCGCGGTCGCCTCGCCGAGTGGCCGATGATCCTCGCCGCCCTCCCCCACCTCGCCGACCCCGGCCGCATCGACGCCGAGGGACGACGGCCGCTGTGGACCTACGCACACGTGCCGTCGGGTTCCGACGTCGACATGGCCGAGTCCGTGACGAAGGTCTTCGAACGGTTCGCTCCGGGATTCCGCGACGTGGTGGTGGCTGCGCGCAGCGTGCCGGCGTCGCGACTGGCGGAGCACAACGCCAACCTCGTCGGCGGTGACATCGGCGTGGGAGGCAACAACATGTTCAGCGCCCTCACCGGCCCGACTCTGCGCCTCGACCCGTGGTCGACGCCGATCCCGAAGGCGTACCTCTGCTCGTCGGCCGCTCCGCCGGGTGGCGGGGTGCACGGCATGGCCGGCTACTACGCGGCACGCACCATGCTGCGCCGCGAGTTCGGCATCAAGACGCTGCCGAACCTCGCCCCCTAG
- the ilvC gene encoding ketol-acid reductoisomerase gives MAVEMFYDDDADLSIIQGLKVGVIGYGSQGHAHSLSLRDSGVQVKVGLKEGSKSREKVTEQGLEVDTPAEVAKWADVIMLLAPDTAQAEIFTNDIEPNLVAGNALFFGHGLNIHFDLIEPADDITVGMVAPKGPGHLVRRQFVDGKGVPCLIAIDQDPTGEGQALALSYAKAIGGARAGVIKTTFKEETETDLFGEQAVLCGGTEELVKVGFEVMVEAGYAPEMAYFEVLHELKLIVDLMYEGGIARMNYSVSDTAEFGGYLSGPRVIDADTKERMRAILKDIQDGTFVKELVANVEGGNKRLEKLRKENAEHPIEVTGKKLRDLMSWVDRPITETA, from the coding sequence GTGGCAGTTGAGATGTTCTACGACGACGATGCAGACCTGTCGATCATCCAGGGACTCAAGGTCGGTGTCATCGGATACGGCAGCCAGGGACATGCGCATTCGCTGTCGCTGCGGGATTCGGGCGTTCAGGTCAAGGTCGGTCTCAAGGAGGGCTCCAAGTCCCGTGAGAAGGTCACAGAGCAGGGTCTCGAGGTCGACACGCCGGCCGAGGTCGCCAAGTGGGCCGACGTGATCATGCTGCTGGCTCCCGACACGGCGCAGGCCGAGATCTTCACCAACGACATCGAGCCGAACCTGGTTGCCGGCAACGCGTTGTTCTTCGGCCACGGCCTGAACATCCACTTCGACCTGATCGAGCCCGCAGACGACATCACCGTCGGCATGGTCGCGCCGAAGGGCCCCGGCCACCTGGTGCGTCGCCAGTTCGTCGACGGTAAGGGCGTGCCCTGTCTGATCGCGATCGACCAGGACCCCACCGGCGAGGGTCAGGCGTTGGCGCTGTCCTACGCCAAGGCGATCGGCGGCGCCCGCGCGGGCGTCATCAAGACCACGTTCAAGGAAGAGACCGAGACCGACCTGTTCGGTGAGCAGGCCGTGTTGTGCGGTGGCACCGAGGAATTGGTGAAGGTCGGCTTCGAGGTCATGGTCGAGGCGGGCTACGCCCCCGAGATGGCCTACTTCGAGGTGCTCCACGAGCTCAAGCTCATCGTCGACCTGATGTACGAGGGTGGCATCGCACGGATGAACTACTCGGTGTCCGACACCGCGGAGTTCGGCGGGTATCTGAGCGGTCCCCGTGTTATTGATGCCGACACCAAGGAGCGGATGCGCGCGATCCTCAAGGACATCCAGGACGGCACGTTCGTCAAGGAACTCGTCGCGAACGTCGAGGGCGGTAACAAGCGCCTGGAGAAGCTGCGCAAGGAGAACGCCGAGCACCCGATCGAGGTCACCGGCAAGAAGCTGCGCGACCTGATGAGCTGGGTCGACCGGCCCATCACCGAAACGGCTTAG
- the ilvN gene encoding acetolactate synthase small subunit: protein MAIQTHTLSVLVEDKPGVLARVASLFSRRGFNIQSLAVGATEQKNLSRMTIVVSVEDFPLEQITKQLNKLINVIKIVEQDEDNSVSRELALIKVRADATTRGQIIEAVNLFRAKVVDVSAESLVVEATGTPGKLTALLNLLEPYGIREIAQSGMVTLARGPRAIVTSK from the coding sequence ATGGCCATCCAGACCCACACCCTGTCGGTGCTCGTCGAGGACAAACCCGGCGTGCTGGCCCGCGTTGCGTCGCTGTTCTCCCGGCGCGGCTTCAACATCCAGTCGCTGGCCGTCGGCGCCACCGAGCAGAAGAACCTCTCCCGGATGACGATCGTCGTCTCGGTCGAGGACTTTCCGCTCGAACAGATCACCAAGCAGCTCAACAAGCTGATCAACGTGATCAAGATCGTCGAGCAGGACGAGGACAACTCGGTCTCGCGTGAGCTGGCGCTGATCAAGGTCCGCGCCGACGCCACCACCCGCGGTCAGATCATCGAGGCGGTGAACCTCTTCCGCGCCAAGGTCGTCGACGTCTCCGCCGAGTCGCTGGTGGTCGAGGCCACCGGCACCCCCGGCAAGCTGACGGCCCTGCTGAATCTCCTCGAGCCGTATGGCATCAGGGAGATCGCGCAGTCGGGCATGGTGACGCTGGCCCGCGGGCCGCGTGCCATCGTCACCAGCAAGTAA